The following are from one region of the Kryptolebias marmoratus isolate JLee-2015 unplaced genomic scaffold, ASM164957v2 Scaffold68, whole genome shotgun sequence genome:
- the gpr171 gene encoding probable G-protein coupled receptor 171 isoform X2 has protein sequence MLSSSNVSSGGAVEEKQCIVNNQMDPFIVLYILILIVGLPGNLLSVWAFIQSHRTRQQQQQQQQQQQQQQSTGVYLLNLLMANILLLLALPFKVLKDLGAAPWTLMVFHCQASAVTIYISLYASIAFLTFIIVDCYLQDRHTVRSLRLQERGFAWLLSVVVWMLLLLIMVPNMALPTKPVQVQRYLSCTSLKEKIGLHWHTLTIFLCTALFLNASAAVLVSSGLALRRLLRSRSDLKLWEGNRQVMWSVVAMALAYMLSFIPYHVVRTPYTLAQTKVITDCQTKKQLFLGKESTLLLSVLHVCFDPLLFFHLNAPFRRIIRKFLSCSRKQTAGDAEEEFVEETMLQRTDKQQDPAA, from the exons ATGTTGTCCTCCTCAAACGTCAGCTCAGGAGGAGCCGTGGAGGAGAAACAATGCATCGTCAACAACCAGATGGACCCCTTTATCGTGCTCTACATCCTCATCCTCATTGTGGGTTTGCCTGGAAACTTGCTGTCAGTGTGGGCCTTCATCCAGAGCCACAGGACCCGG cagcagcagcagcagcagcagcagcagcagcagcagcagcagagcactGGCGTCTACCTGCTCAACCTGCTGATGGCCAACATCTTGCTGCTCCTCGCTCTGCCCTTCAAGGTCCTGAAGGACCTTGGAGCAGCGCCGTGGACACTTATGGTGTTTCACTGCCAGGCCAGTGCCGTCACCATCTACATTAGCCTCTACGCTTCCATCGCCTTCCTCACCTTCATCATCGTTGACTGCTACCTGCAG GACCGTCACACGGTGCGCTCTCTGCGGCTGCAGGAGAGGGGCTTTGCCTGGCTGCTGTCGGTGGTGGtctggatgctgctgctgctcatcatGGTGCCCAACATGGCTCTGCCCACAAAGCCGGTCCAG GTCCAGCGGTACCTCAGCTGTACTTCGTTGAAGGAAAAGATCGGCCTGCACTGGCACACTCTCACCATCTTCCTCTGCACGGCGTTGTTCCTCAATGCCTCCGCTGCCGTACTTGTCTCCAGTGGCCTGGCTCTGAGGAGACTTCTGCGCAGCCGCAGCGACCTCAAACTCTGGGAGGGCAACCGGCAGGTGATGTGGAGCGTGGTGGCCATGGCGCTGGCCTACATGCTCAGCTTCATTCCCTACCATGTGGTGCGGACACCGTACACGCTGGCTCAGACTAAAGTCATCACGGACTGTCAGACCAAGAAGCAGCTGTTCCTTGGAAAAGAGTCAACGCTGCTGCTGAGTGTGCTCCACGTTTGCTTCGACCCGCTGCTCTTCTTTCACCTGAATGCTCCGTTCAGAAGAATAATCAGGAAGTTCctgtcctgcagcaggaagcagactGCTGGTGATGCAGAGGAGGAGTTTGTAGAGGAAACGATGTTGCAGAGAACTGACAAACAGCAGGATCCTGCGGCCTGA
- the gpr171 gene encoding probable G-protein coupled receptor 171 isoform X1: MLSSSNVSSGGAVEEKQCIVNNQMDPFIVLYILILIVGLPGNLLSVWAFIQSHRTRQQQQQQQQQQQQQQQSTGVYLLNLLMANILLLLALPFKVLKDLGAAPWTLMVFHCQASAVTIYISLYASIAFLTFIIVDCYLQDRHTVRSLRLQERGFAWLLSVVVWMLLLLIMVPNMALPTKPVQVQRYLSCTSLKEKIGLHWHTLTIFLCTALFLNASAAVLVSSGLALRRLLRSRSDLKLWEGNRQVMWSVVAMALAYMLSFIPYHVVRTPYTLAQTKVITDCQTKKQLFLGKESTLLLSVLHVCFDPLLFFHLNAPFRRIIRKFLSCSRKQTAGDAEEEFVEETMLQRTDKQQDPAA; this comes from the exons ATGTTGTCCTCCTCAAACGTCAGCTCAGGAGGAGCCGTGGAGGAGAAACAATGCATCGTCAACAACCAGATGGACCCCTTTATCGTGCTCTACATCCTCATCCTCATTGTGGGTTTGCCTGGAAACTTGCTGTCAGTGTGGGCCTTCATCCAGAGCCACAGGACCCGG cagcagcagcagcagcagcagcagcagcagcagcagcagcagcagagcactGGCGTCTACCTGCTCAACCTGCTGATGGCCAACATCTTGCTGCTCCTCGCTCTGCCCTTCAAGGTCCTGAAGGACCTTGGAGCAGCGCCGTGGACACTTATGGTGTTTCACTGCCAGGCCAGTGCCGTCACCATCTACATTAGCCTCTACGCTTCCATCGCCTTCCTCACCTTCATCATCGTTGACTGCTACCTGCAG GACCGTCACACGGTGCGCTCTCTGCGGCTGCAGGAGAGGGGCTTTGCCTGGCTGCTGTCGGTGGTGGtctggatgctgctgctgctcatcatGGTGCCCAACATGGCTCTGCCCACAAAGCCGGTCCAG GTCCAGCGGTACCTCAGCTGTACTTCGTTGAAGGAAAAGATCGGCCTGCACTGGCACACTCTCACCATCTTCCTCTGCACGGCGTTGTTCCTCAATGCCTCCGCTGCCGTACTTGTCTCCAGTGGCCTGGCTCTGAGGAGACTTCTGCGCAGCCGCAGCGACCTCAAACTCTGGGAGGGCAACCGGCAGGTGATGTGGAGCGTGGTGGCCATGGCGCTGGCCTACATGCTCAGCTTCATTCCCTACCATGTGGTGCGGACACCGTACACGCTGGCTCAGACTAAAGTCATCACGGACTGTCAGACCAAGAAGCAGCTGTTCCTTGGAAAAGAGTCAACGCTGCTGCTGAGTGTGCTCCACGTTTGCTTCGACCCGCTGCTCTTCTTTCACCTGAATGCTCCGTTCAGAAGAATAATCAGGAAGTTCctgtcctgcagcaggaagcagactGCTGGTGATGCAGAGGAGGAGTTTGTAGAGGAAACGATGTTGCAGAGAACTGACAAACAGCAGGATCCTGCGGCCTGA